A single genomic interval of Pyrus communis chromosome 5, drPyrComm1.1, whole genome shotgun sequence harbors:
- the LOC137733426 gene encoding probable calcium-binding protein CML23, with translation MSCIRIFLESTIQRVTSGCKKRKPPKLSSIFDAPAATTSSFAAMEVSNQFKQVFEVMDANGDGKISPLELSVMLSCLGYKKSIATKEAEGIVREMDFNGDGFIDLDEFMTAVNVDRSRNNSKMLGLGMRKKSELMDAFRIFDADKNGKISAEELQKVLVSLGCQKCSLKECRKMIKGVDRNGDGAVDFEEFRLMMTRNYVS, from the coding sequence ATGAGTTGTATCAGAATTTTCTTGGAATCAACCATCCAGAGGGTGACAAGTGGATGCAAGAAAAGAAAGCCACCAAAACTTTCTTCCATCTTCGACGCGCCAGCGGCTACAACCTCATCTTTTGCAGCCATGGAAGTCTCCAACCAGTTCAAGCAAGTGTTTGAAGTCATGGATGCAAACGGGGACGGGAAAATCTCCCCTCTCGAGCTGAGTGTCATGCTCTCGTGCCTTGGATACAAGAAGTCGATCGCCACAAAGGAAGCTGAAGGGATTGTGAGGGAAATGGATTTTAATGGAGACGGATTCATAGACTTGGATGAATTCATGACTGCAGTGAATGTTGATAGATCAAGAAATAATAGTAAAATGTTGGGTTTGGGAATGAGGAAGAAGAGTGAACTCATGGATGCTTTTCGTATTTTCGACGCGGATAAGAACGGGAAAATTTCAGCCGAGGAGTTGCAGAAGGTTTTGGTGAGCCTTGGATGCCAAAAATGTAGTCTGAAAGAGTGTAGGAAGATGATTAAAGGGGTTGATAGGAATGGAGATGGAGCTGTGGATTTTGAAGAATTTAGGTTGATGATGACAAGAAATTATGTGAGTTGA
- the LOC137733334 gene encoding brefeldin A-inhibited guanine nucleotide-exchange protein 2-like, which yields MASSEADSRLRQVVSPALDKIIKNASWRKHAKLASECKAVLERLSKSKPDSNSDPDNSEPGPLHDGGSEEYSLADSESILSPVINAAGSGVLKIADPAVDCIQKLIAHGYLRGEADASGGAAEAKLLTRLIGSVCKCHDLGDDQMELLVLKTLLSAVTSISLRIHGDCLLQIVRTCYDIYLGSKNVVNQTTAKASLIQMLVIVFRRMEADSSTVPIHPIVVAELMDPVEKADADGSMTMFVQGFITKIMSDIDGVLNPSTPTKVSLRHDGAFETTTVETTNPADLLDSTDKDMLDAKYWEISMYKTALEGRKGELADGELERDEDLEVQIGNKLRRDAFLVFRALCKLSMKTPPKEALADPELMKGKIVALELLKILLENAGAVFRTSERFLGAIKQYLCLSLLKNSASTLMIVFQLSCSIFISLVSRFRAGLKAEIGVFFPMIVLRVLENVAQPNFQQKMIVLRFLEKLCVDSQILVDIFINYDCDVNSSNIFERMVNGLLKTAQGVPPGVATTLLPPQEATMKLEAMKCLVGVLRSIGDWMNKQLRIPDPHSNKRFEPTENIPEPGGLPMANGNSEEPVEGSDTHSEASSEASDALTIEQRRAYKLELQEGISLFNRKPKKGIEFLINANKVGSSPEEIAAFLKNGSGLNKTLIGDYLGEREDLSLKVMHAYVDSFEFQGLEFDEAIRAFLQGFRLPGEAQKIDRIMEKFAERYCKCNPKAFTSADTAYVLAYSVIMLNTDAHNPMVKNKMSADDFIRNNRGIDDGKDLPEEYLRSLFERISRNEIKMKEYELAPQIQSVNPNRLLGLDSILNIVIRKRGEGNQLETSDDLIKHMQEQFKEKARKSESVYYAATDVIILRFMVEVCWAPMLAAFSVPLDQSDDEVVISLCLEGFRQAIHVTAVMSMKTHRDAFVTSLAKFTSLHSPADIKQKNIDAIKAIVTIADEDGNYLQEAWEHILTCVSRFEHLHLLGEGAPPDATFFAFPQNESEKSKQAKSTILPVLKKKGQGRMQYAAAAVLRGSYDSAGIGGNASGAVTSEQMNNLVSNLNMLEQIGEMSRIFTRSQKLNSEAIVDFVKALCKVSMEELRSASDPRVFSLTKIVEIAHYNMNRIRLVWSSIWNVLSNFFVTIGCSENLSIAIFAMDSLRQLSMKFLDREELANYNFQNEFMKPFVIVMRKSSAVEIRELIIRCVSQMVFSRVNNVKSGWKSMFMVFTTAAYDDHKNIVLLAFEIIEKIIRDYFPYITETETTTFTDCVNCLIAFTNSRFNRDISLNAIAFLRFCATKLADGGLGSTSKNKDKEASVKISPSSPQAWKDGKQENGEIPDKDDHIYCWFPLLAGLSELSFDPRPEIRRSALQVLFETLRNHGHLFSLPLWERVFESVLFPIFDYVRHAIDPSGEGSPGQGTDGDVGDLDQDAWLYETCTLALQLVVDLFVKFYTTVNPLLKKVLVLLVSFIGRPHQSLAGIGIAAFVRLMSNAGDLFSDEKWLEVVSSLKEAANSTLPDFSFIVSGDSIIRSHEHALSREENGEATVSGRSDEDSERLRTNHLYAGISDVKCRAAVQLLLIQAVMEIYTMYRSHLSARNTLVLFDALHDVASHAHKINTDTTLRARLQEFGSVTQMQDPPLLRIENESYQICLTLLQNLIEDTPTGYNEAEVESYIVDLCREVLQFYIEAASSGKVSESSKGQQHHWLIPLGSGRRRELAQRAPLIVATLQTICSLGETSFENNLPQFFPLLSSLISCEHGSNEVQIALGDMLSSSVGPVLLRSC from the exons ATGGCTTCTTCGGAAGCCGATTCCCGTCTGAGGCAGGTGGTGTCCCCAGCCCTCGATAAGATCATCAAGAACGCCTCGTGGCGGAAGCACGCCAAGCTCGCCAGCGAATGCAAAGCCGTGCTCGAGCGGCTCAGCAAGTCAAAACCCGACTCGAATTCTGACCCGGACAACTCTGAGCCGGGCCCTCTCCATGATGGAGGCTCCGAAGAGTACTCTCTTGCCGACTCCGAGTCCATTCTCAGCCCCGTGATCAACGCCGCCGGCTCCGGCGTATTGAAGATCGCCGATCCGGCTGTCGATTGCATCCAGAAGCTCATCGCCCATGGCTACTTGCGCGGCGAGGCTGACGCATCCGGTGGCGCCGCGGAAGCGAAGTTGCTCACGAGATTGATCGGGTCTGTGTGCAAATGCCACGATTTGGGGGACGATCAGATGGAGCTTTTGGTGTTGAAAACGCTGTTATCGGCAGTGACATCGATATCGCTGCGAATTCACGGCGATTGCTTGCTGCAGATAGTGAGGACTTGCTACGACATCTACTTGGGGAGTAAGAATGTCGTTAATCAGACTACTGCGAAGGCGTCGCTGATCCAGATGCTGGTGATCGTGTTCAGAAGAATGGAGGCTGACTCGTCGACGGTTCCGATTCACCCAATCGTGGTGGCTGAGCTGATGGATCCGGTTGAGAAAGCCGATGCTGATGGCTCGATGACAATGTTCGTGCAGGGGTTTATCACCAAGATTATGTCCGACATTGATGGAGTTTTGAACCCTTCGACACCTACTAAGGTGTCATTGCGGCACGACGGGGCGTTTGAGACCACCACAGTGGAGACCACGAACCCTGCCGATTTGCTGGATTCGACTGATAAGGACATGTTGGATGCCAAATACTGGGAGATTAGTATGTACAAGACGGCATTGGAGGGCCGAAAAGGCGAATTGGCGGACGGAGAATTGGAGAGAGATGAGGATTTGGAGGTTCAGATTGGGAATAAGTTGAGAAGAGATGCGTTTTTGGTGTTTAGAGCTCTGTGTAAGCTGTCTATGAAGACTCCACCAAAAGAGGCATTGGCGGATCCGGAGTTGATGAAGGGAAAGATTGTTGCTTTGGAGCTTTTGAAGATTTTGTTGGAGAATGCCGGTGCTGTCTTTAGGACCAGCGAAAG GTTTTTAGGTGCGATTAAGCAATATTTATGTCTGTCACTGTTAAAGAACAGTGCTTCAACTCTTATGATAGTTTTTCAGCTATCTTGCTCCATCTTCATTAGTCTGGTGTCAAGATTTAGAGCTGGATTGAAAGCAGAGATTGGAGTATTTTTTCCTATGATTGTTCTCAGAGTTTTGGAAAATGTCGCACAACCCAATTTTCAGCAGAAGATGATAGTACTTCGGTTTCTTGAGAAGCTCTGTGTTGATTCCCAGATCTTGGTTGACATATTTATCAACTATGATTGTGATGTCAATTCATCGAACATATTTGAGAG GATGGTAAATGGCCTTCTTAAAACTGCACAAGGTGTCCCTCCTGGTGTTGCCACCACATTATTACCACCTCAGGAGGCAACTATGAAACTTGAAGCTATGAAGTGCTTAGTTGGTGTTTTGAGGTCGATCGGAGATTGGATGAACAAACAATTGCGTATTCCAGATCCTCATTCTAACAAGAGATTTGAGCCAACTGAGAATATTCCTGAACCAGGAGGTCTTCCCATGGCAAATGGGAACAGCGAGGAGCCTGTTGAAGGGTCAGACACTCATTCTGAAGCCTCCAGTGAGGCCTCTGATGCTTTGACAATTGAACAACGCAGGGCTTACAAGCTGGAACTTCAG GAAGGTATATCTCTTTTCAATCGGAAACCTAAAAAAGGAATTGAGTTTCTCATTAATGCAAACAAGGTGGGTAGTTCACCTGAGGAGATAGCTGCTTTTCTCAAAAATGGATCTGGTTTGAACAAGACTTTGATTGGGGATTACCTTGGAGAAAGAGAAGACTTATCGCTAAAAGTAATGCATGCTTATGTGGATTCCTTTGAATTTCAAGGCTTGGAGTTTGATGAGGCCATCAGGGCCTTTCTTCAAGGCTTTAGGTTGCCTGGTGAGGCACAGAAGATCGACAGAATAATGGAAAAGTTTGCGGAACGCTATTGCAAATGTAATCCGAAGGCTTTTACTAGTGCTGACACAGCCTATGTCCTTGCTTACTCCGTGATAATGCTCAACACTGATGCTCATAACCCTATGGTGAAGAACAAG ATGTCAGCTGATGATTTTATAAGAAACAATCGTGGCATAGATGATGGAAAAGATCTACCTGAGGAGTACTTGAGGTCATTGTTTGAGCGAATATCAAGAAATGAGATtaaaatgaaagaatatgaatTGGCTCCTCAAATACAGTCGGTGAACCCAAATCGGCTTTTGGGCTTGGACAGTATCTTGAATATTGTGATCCGTAAACGGGGGGAAGGAAATCAATTGGAAACCAGTGATGATCTTATCAAGCATATGCAagaacaatttaaagaaaaagcTCGCAAATCTGA GTCAGTTTATTATGCTGCAACAGATGTGATAATTCTTAGATTCATGGTTGAGGTATGCTGGGCCCCTATGTTGGCTGCCTTCAGTGTTCCACTTGATCAAAGTGATGACGAAGTAGTTATTTCACTGTGTCTGGAAGGCTTTCGTCAGGCCATTCATGTTACTGCTGTAATGTCCATGAAGACCCATAGAGATGCTTTTGTCACTTCACTAGCAAAGTTTACTTCCCTCCACTCTCCTGCTGACATCAAGCAGAAGAATATTGATGCAATTAAG GCAATAGTGACAATTGCAGATGAAGATGGGAACTACCTCCAAGAAGCTTGGGAGCATATTTTGACATGTGTTTCCCGGTTTGAACATCTACATCTCTTGGGAGAGGGTGCTCCTCCAGATGCCACGTTCTTTGCTTTTCCTCAGAATGAGTCAGAAAAATCAAAACAGGCTAAGTCAACTATCCTTCCTGTTTTGAAAAAGAAGGGGCAAGGAAGGATGCAGTATGCAGCAGCTGCTGTGTTGCGAGGTTCATATGATAGTGCTGGTATTGGTGGGAATGCTTCTGGGGCAGTCACATCAGAACAGATGAACAATTTGGTTTCTAATTTAAACATGCTGGAACAAATTGGTGAAATGAGCCGCATATTCACACGGAGTCAGAAGTTAAACAGTGAGGCAATTGTAGATTTTGTTAAGGCACTTTGCAAGGTCTCTATGGAAGAATTGCGATCGGCATCTGATCCTCGAGTTTTCAGCCTTACAAAGATTGTTGAGATTGC GCATTATAACATGAATCGCATCAGGCTTGTGTGGTCTAGCATCTGGAATGTTCTTTCTAATTTCTTCGTGACAATTGGCTGTTCTGAAAACCTGTCAATTGCCATTTTTGCTATGGATTCTCTACGCCAGTTGTCAATGAAGTTTTTGGACCGAGAAGAGTTGGCTAATTATAATTTTCAGAATGAGTTTATGAAACCTTTTGTCATTGTTATGCGTAAAAGCAGTGCAGTTGAAATACGTGAATTGATCATCAGATGTGTTTCACAAATGGTATTTTCTCGTGTCAACAATGTCAAATCTGGATGGAAGAGCATGTTCATG GTCTTCACTACGGCAGCTTATGACGACCACAAAAACATTGTACTCTTGGCCTTTGAAATAATTGAGAAGATTATTCGAGACTATTTTCCGTACATTACTGAGACTGAAACCACTACCTTTACTGACTGCGTGAATTGCCTAATTGCATTTACCAATAGTAGATTCAACAGAGACATTAGCCTCAATGCTATTGCTTTTCTTCGATTTTGTGCTACAAAACTTGCAGATGGAGGTCTTGGTTCCACATCCAAAAATAAGGACAAGGAGGCTTCTGTTAAAATCTCTCCATCTTCACCTCAAGCCTGGAAAGATGGAAAACAAGAAAATGGTGAAATACCAGATAAGGACGACCATATCTATTGCTGGTTCCCTTTATTGGCTG GTTTATCCGAGCTTAGCTTTGATCCTAGGCCTGAAATCAGGAGGAGTGCCTTACAAGTACTGTTTGAAACTTTACGTAACCATGGTCACCTTTTCTCACTACCTTTGTGGGAAAGGGTGTTTGAATCAGTGCTATTTCCAATATTTGATTATGTGCGGCATGCTATTGATCCTTCTGGGGAAGGTTCACCAGGGCAAGGGACAGATGGTGATGTGGGCGACCTTGACCAAGATGCCTGGCTCTATGAGACATGCACTTTGGCACTTCAATTAGTTGTTGATCTCTTTGTCAAATTTTATACCACAGTCAATCCACTATTGAAGAAAGTTTTGGTGCTTTTAGTCAGTTTTATTGGACGACCACACCAAAGCTTAGCTGGTATAGGTATAGCTGCATTTGTGCGGCTGATGAGCAATGCAGGGGATCTCTTTTCTGATGAAAAGTGGCTAGAAGTGGTTTCATCATTAAAAGAAGCAGCCAATTCAACGCTTCCTGATTTCTCTTTCATTGTTAGTGGAGATAGTATCATTAGAAGCCACGAACATGCTTTGAGCAGAGAAGAGAATGGAGAGGCCACTGTGTCTGGCAGGAGTGATGAGGATTCAGAGAGATTGAGAACAAACCACTTGTATGCTGGAATATCTGACGTCAAGTGCCGAGCTGCTGTTCAACTTTTACTTATTCAG GCGGTAATGGAGATTTACACCATGTACCGGTCTCACCTTTCTGCGAGGAACACGTTAGTCCTTTTTGATGCTTTGCATGATGTTGCATCTCACGCTCACAAGATTAACACTGATACCACTTTACGAGCAAGGTTACAAGAATTTGGCTCCGTGACCCAAATGCAAGACCCTCCACTGTTGCGCATCGAGAACGAATCTTACCAAATATGCCTTACGTTGTTACAGAACCTTATAGAGGATACACCGACAGGTTACAATGAGGCGGAGGTGGAGTCCTACATCGTGGACCTCTGTAGAGAGGTTTTACAGTTCTATATTGAAGCTGCTAGCTCTGGAAAGGTATCTGAATCATCCAAGGGGCAGCAACACCATTGGCTAATTCCTCTAGGTTCTGGGAGACGAAGAGAATTGGCTCAACGTGCCCCACTTATTGTGGCAACTCTCCAGACTATCTGTAGTTTGGGAGAGACCTCATTTGAAAACAACCTGCCTCAGTTCTTCCCCCTTCTTTCCAGCTTGATAAGTTGTGAACATGGTTCAAATGAGGTCCAGATTGCCCTCGGTGACATGCTCAGCTCATCCGTGGGGCCTGTGTTGCTTCGGTCATGTTGA